AACGAGTTTAGAGAAAAAGTTAGTAAACTTTTGACATTAGAAGGGGTAATAAAAGATCACAATAAAGTAGTTCTAAATATCTCAGCGGGAATATCTACATTGGCTTTGTATTTTGGCGTTATTCTTGGAAACAGACAGGCAAGCATAATTTATCATTATCAAAAAGAATATCACAAAGTTATAGACTTAACAGATAATCCAAGAAAGATAAAAGAGAAAAAGTCAGAATTTGAAAAAATTTCTGTTAATAAAAATATACAAGATCCGTTGATGATAATTATTTATCTTGCAAGCCATAATCCGATAGAAAAAGGATTAGAGCTTAAAGAAAAGTTAAGAGCTAAAGGGGAGTTGATAATACAAAGTAAAGAGCATCAGGGCAATTTAGAGATTGGGGATTGGAGCGATATTGTTTCTGAGATTTACACAGCAATAGATGATAATAAGCAAAAAGAAAACTATATGGTATTTTCAGCGCCTGTTGCAATAATGCTTGCTCTTGGTATGGCTCTTGGCTACTTTTTACCGATAAAAGTCTTTCACTATAACAGAGATGAATATATTGAAGTTCCTATAAAGTTAAATGAAGAGATTTTAAGAAGTCCATTTTAAAAAAATCAAAAGAGAGAGGTTAAAGATGGAGGAAGCTATTTTTAAAGTAGAAATCATAACTCCAACCATCATGGGCGGAGCAAATAGTGGAAAATTAGACTCTATTTTTATAAGACCAACAGAAATAAAATCTACAATGAGACAGGCTTTTAGATTAGTTGCCGGCAAGTATGTAAGGCACGATAATGAAAGAGTTGAAGATTTATACAAATTAGAAAGCGAAGTTTTTGGTAATACAGAAGGAAAAGGAAAGTTTAGATTGATTGTTGATATTCCAAACAATCTAAAAACTGAAAAAATCAAATTACTTCCACATAAAAATGATTTTTCTAAACTTGCCATATTGCCAAACCAAACTTTTGATTTAAAAATCATTTCTTACAAATATCCGGTAGAATTCTATAAAGCACTGATAAACATTGCTTTTCTGCTTGGAGTAGGACATAGAAGAAACAGACTATTTGGAAATATGCAGATAGAACAATTTAAATTACCGGATGAAGTAGGAAAAATTGATAAATTCTTTTTAGATGAAGGATATAAAGAAATAAAAACAGACAACCCTTTATTTGCTTGTTTTTCTAAAAGAGAAGATGGCGATAATAGAAATTTTTCAGTTTTTGGTATGCCTCTAAAAGATGAATATATACCAATAAATAAACAAAATTTTGAAAAAGCTTTAGAAAATCTCTACGAAAAAGTAATCCATGGAATAAAAGGAGAAAAGTTAGACTTTATTCTTGGGGGAGTAAATCCAAGAAGACAAGCATCTTTCGTAAACTTTTCTATTTTAAAAGTTGGTCAATCTTACAGATTGTTTGTTATTGGCTTTTATTACAAGAATGAAAAATTTAAATATAATGATTGGAAAAATGCAATAGAAAAAGCTAAAGAACTAACAGAAAAACTTTTAAAAAAATAAGAGAGGGCTAAAAGATGGCTAAGTATTTAGTAAAAATAACCATTCCATCTATACAAGATACAATTGTAAGGTCAAGAAAACTTAAAGATTTGACAGGTGGTAGTGAGCTTATTCCAAGGATTATGCAATCAGGATTAAAGTCTCTTGAAAATGATGACAAAGTAGAGTTTATAATTCCAACAGCTGATGTTGTAAAAGAAGATAGCCTAAACATAACAAACGTAGCATATCTTACAATAGAAGGAGAGAAAGAGCAGGTAATCGAAAAAGTTAAACGCATAAAAGAAGAAATGTTAAAAGAATTAAACACTCTTGAAGAAGCGGTTAGACGTAAAATTTCAGATAATGAAGAATTTAATAAGTATAAAGATTTAATTGCCTATCAAATCAGAAATGCTATCAATATAGTTTGGGCTATTAGTGAGATTAAAGATAACGATATTGTAAAAGCAAAAAATGATGTAGATATTGCAGTAGCTAATGCAAAATCATCAATAGAACCTGATGATAAATTTATTGAAGGATTTAATCTTTTTCAAAAGCAAAAGAATCAGTATTCAGCTTTTGAAAATTATCAAGATTTTATGGAAAAAGCATATCAAATCAATCCAGAGCTTATAAGAGGAGCTTATCTTTGTGATGTATGTGGAAAAAGAGTAATACTTGGAGCAACAAAAAATAACTTTAAAAGCTCAATCACAGAAAAAGATGAAGATGACAGACTCTGCGCATTTTGTTATGCAAAGAGACATTATCATGGAGAACATAAAAAATCCGTTGTTGATGTAGCTTTAAAAAAATATCTTGCAGAACATGAAAGTAGAATACAAGAAATCTTTAAAAATCATGGAAAAGCAGACTTATTTGAAAAAGACAAACAAAACATATACATAGAGGTATTGGAAAATAACAAAGAAGACCAAGCTTTGATTGAATCTTTAAAAAAATTATACAAAGAAATTGGCAAAAAACCACCTGTTTATTATGCCATCGTTGTAATGGATGGGGACTCAATGGGAGAAAAAATATCAAAAGCATTTGAAGAGAATAAGATTATAGATATAACTGAAAAGTTATCAGAATTTAGTAAAGAGGTTAAAGGTATAGTAGAAAAATACTCCGGAATGGCTGTATACTCGGGTGGTGATGATGTTTTAGCATTGTTCCCGTTAGAAACGGCTCTAAAAGGATATATGGAAATAATAAGTCAATTTAAAGATAAATTT
This is a stretch of genomic DNA from Sulfurihydrogenibium sp. YO3AOP1. It encodes these proteins:
- the cas10 gene encoding type III-B CRISPR-associated protein Cas10/Cmr2, encoding MAKYLVKITIPSIQDTIVRSRKLKDLTGGSELIPRIMQSGLKSLENDDKVEFIIPTADVVKEDSLNITNVAYLTIEGEKEQVIEKVKRIKEEMLKELNTLEEAVRRKISDNEEFNKYKDLIAYQIRNAINIVWAISEIKDNDIVKAKNDVDIAVANAKSSIEPDDKFIEGFNLFQKQKNQYSAFENYQDFMEKAYQINPELIRGAYLCDVCGKRVILGATKNNFKSSITEKDEDDRLCAFCYAKRHYHGEHKKSVVDVALKKYLAEHESRIQEIFKNHGKADLFEKDKQNIYIEVLENNKEDQALIESLKKLYKEIGKKPPVYYAIVVMDGDSMGEKISKAFEENKIIDITEKLSEFSKEVKGIVEKYSGMAVYSGGDDVLALFPLETALKGYMEIISQFKDKFKDMKDTEYNFTASAGLVISHYKIPLSYVLQEARSAESKAKKVDGKDAVCIKYIKHSFSSAEAPIKNDHLQLFKELISFLSDEDFPFGFIYQLQELLLPYLPKTEDEEPVKELTKYLIDKKPYKRKKEFIDFMLNAHINDKKFFDFKEPEKIINTLKVAKFIASGV
- the cmr1 gene encoding type III-B CRISPR module RAMP protein Cmr1 — encoded protein: MEEAIFKVEIITPTIMGGANSGKLDSIFIRPTEIKSTMRQAFRLVAGKYVRHDNERVEDLYKLESEVFGNTEGKGKFRLIVDIPNNLKTEKIKLLPHKNDFSKLAILPNQTFDLKIISYKYPVEFYKALINIAFLLGVGHRRNRLFGNMQIEQFKLPDEVGKIDKFFLDEGYKEIKTDNPLFACFSKREDGDNRNFSVFGMPLKDEYIPINKQNFEKALENLYEKVIHGIKGEKLDFILGGVNPRRQASFVNFSILKVGQSYRLFVIGFYYKNEKFKYNDWKNAIEKAKELTEKLLKK